The Stigmatella aurantiaca DW4/3-1 genome contains the following window.
TTCAGCAGGGCCACGAGCGCCTCGGGGCCGCGCGGGCGGACGAGCGCCTCCGCGGGCCCGCCCACCCGGACGCTGGTCAGCGGCGCCAGCGGCTCGCCCGCCTTCACCTCGCAGCCACCCAGGAGCGCAATCCGTTCCGGGAGGGACGATGGGGTGCGTGACACCATGCTCACGCGCCCTTCGGAGCGCTCGGCTTTCCCAGCAGGGTCAACAGCTCTGGCCCCACCTGGGTGATGTCGCCCGCGCCCAGGGTGAGCACCAGGTCTCCCTCCATCACGCGCTGGGCCAGCGCGGCCGGCAGGTCCATGCGCTTCTCCACGAACGTCACGTCCCGGTGGCCGTGGTCGCGGATGGCCTCCGCCAGCACGTCTCCGGTGGCCCCTGGAATGGGCTCCTCGCCGGCGCCGTAGACGCTGGTGACGAAGAGCACGTCCGAGTCATTGAAGGAGGTGGCGAACTCCTTCAGCAGGTCATGCGTGCGCGTATAGCGGTGCGGCTGGAAGGCCACCACCAGGCGCCGGCCAAAGGCCTTGCGCGCGCCCGCCAGCGTGGCCATCACCTCGGTGGGGTGGTGCCCGTAGTCATCCACCACGGTGACGCCGCCCACCTCCCCGCGCACGGTGAAGCGCCGCTGTACCCCGCCGAACTCCGCCAGCGCTCCCCGCACCATGTCCAGGGGGATCTCCATCTCCTCGGCCACGGCGATGACGGCCAGCGCGTTGAGGGCGTTGTGCGCGCCCACCATGCGCACGCGGAACTCGCCCAGCGGCTCATCGCGCCGGAACGCCTGGAAGCGGGTGGTGAAGCCCTCCAGCGTCACCCCCTCCAGCCGGTAGTCCGCCATGTGCGAGCTGCCGTAGGTGACGGCGCGCTTCTCCAGCCGGGGCAACAGCGCCTGCACGTTCGGGTGGTCCAGGCACAGGACGTTCAGCCCGTAGAAGGGAACCCGGTTGCAGAACTCCACGAAGGCCGTTTGCAGGACATCCAGCGTCCCGTAGTGGTCCATGTGCTCCGGGTCGATGTTCGTCACCACGGCGATGGAGGGGTGCAGCTTGAGGAAGCTGCCGTCGCTCTCGTCCGCCTCCACCACCATGAGTTCGCTCTTGCCGAGCTTGGCGTTGGAGTCGAGCACGTTCACCTTGCCGCCCACCACCGCGGTCGGGTCCAGCCCCGCCGCCGAGAGCACCGTGGCGACCATGGAGGTGGTGGTCGTCTTGCCGTGGCTGCCGGCCACCGCCACCGCGTACTTCAGCCGCATCAGCTCGGCGAGCATCTCCGCGCGGGGGATGACGGGAATCTTGCGCTGGCGCGCGGCCACCACCTCCGGGTTGTCCTTCTTCACCGCCGAGGAGATGACCACCACGTCCGCGTGCACGAGGTTCTGCGCCTTGTGGCCCTCGTAGAAGGTGGCGCCCATGCGCGCCAAGCGGCGGGTGATGTCGCTCTCCTTCAAGTCGGAGCCCGAGACCCGGTACCCCAGGTTGATGAGCACCTCGGCGATGCCGCTCATGCCGATGCCGCCCAGCCCCACGAAATGCACGTGTGCCGCGTGGCGCGTCTTGAAGAGGCTCTGAACCCTGCCGCCGGTCTTCGTCATGGCTTGCTCGCTCTGGAGGCCTTCTGCGCCGCGTCCCGCGGCTCCCGCTCGCGCCCGTTGGGTCCATAGGTTTGGACCATGAGGTCCACACACACGTCCGCCAGCTCCTTGGACGCCTCGGGCCGGCCCAGCAAGCCCGCCTTCTTCTCCATCTGCTTGAGCCGCATCGGCTCGTTCTTGAGCAGGCGGATCTCCGCGGCCAGCTTCTCTCCCGTCAGCTCCGCCTCGCGGAACATCACCGCCGCGCCGGCATCCACCAGCGCCCGGGCGTTGACCGCCTGGTGGTCATCCGTGGCAAAGGGGAACGGCACCAGGATGCTGGCCTTCTTGCAGACGGTGAGCTCCGCCAGGGTGGTGGCCCCGGCGCGGCACACCACCAGGTCCGCCCGCGCATAGACCGCGGACATGTCGTCGATGAACTCCACCACCTCGGCTTGGAACCCCCGGTCCGCGTAGCCCTTGCGCACCATCTCCAGATCGTTCTTTCCCGTCTGGTGCACGAAGCGGATCTGCTCCTTCAGGTCTCCCAGGTGATCCAGCGCGTCCACCATGCGCTGGTTCAGCCCCCGGGCGCCCAGGCTCCCGCCGAAGACGAGGACGGTGAAGTGCTCGTGCGCCACGTGCGAGCGCAGGTAGTTGTCCATCAGCTTGCGGCGGATGGGGTTGCCCACCAGGTGCACCTTGCCCTCGGGAAAGAAGCTCCGCGCCCCCTCGAAGGCGGTGAAGACCACCTTCACGAACTTGCCGAGCACCTTGTTGGTGAGCCCCGGCAGCGCGTTCTGCTCCTGCACCGCCGTGGGAATGCCCAGGAGCCAGGCGGCCAGCACCACCGGCCCGCTGGCATACCCGCCCACGCCCACCACCACGTCCGGCTTGTGGCGGTTGAGGATGCGAAAGGAGGCGAGGAGGGCCATCGGCAGCGCCAGCAACCCCTTGATGAGCTGGAGGAAGCCCTTGCCCTTGAGCCCCTGCGCCTGGATGAACTCCAGGGGAAAGCCCGCTTGCGGCACCACGCGCGCCTCCAGCCCTCGCTCGGTGCCCACGAAGACCACCTCGTTGGCGTGGTGGCGCGTCACCACCTCCTCCGCCAGGGCGATGCCCGGGAAGAGGTGCCCGCCCGTACCACCGCCAGCGATGAGGACTTTCACGCCGCTACCTCCCGCATATCGCCGCCCGCTCGGACGGTCCGGTTACTGGCCCCTTGGGCCCCCGTGCTCAGCGACAACAGCACCCCCGCCGCCCCCATCAGCACCACCAACGAGGTGCCTCCGTAGGAGACGAACGGCAGCGTCAACCCCTTGGTGGGCAGCAGCCCCATGGCCACGCACATGTTCACCGCCGCCTGGAAGGCGACGATGGACGTCAGCCCCAGCCCCAGGTACGTGCCGAACGTCTCCGGCGCCGCGAGGCTCACGCGCACCCCGCGCCAGATGACGATGGCATAGAGCGTCACCAGCAGCGCCACCCCGATGAGCCCCAGCTCCTCGCCGATGATGGCGAAGATGAAGTCCGTGTGCGCCTCGGGCAGGAAGAAGAGCTTCTGCCGCCCATCCCCCAGCCCCAGCCCGGTCAACCCTCCGGAGCCGATGGACATCAAGGACTCGGCCACCTGGTAGCCCACGTCGTGCCGGTGCGCCCAGGGGTCCAGGAAGGCCAGCACGCGCTTCATGCGGTACGGGCTGGTGGCGATGGCCACGTACGCCAGCGGCAGCGCCAGCAGCACCGAGCCCACCAGGTAGCTGAGCTTGGTGCCCGCCGCGAACAGCAGCACGAACAGCAGGAAGACAAGCAACACGGAGCTGCCGAAGTCCGGCTGGCGCATGCACAGCGCCACCAACACGCCGCACAGGGCCAGGTGCGGCAGGAAGCCCACGGAGAAGGTGGCCACCTTCTCGCGCTTCTTGGCCAGCGAGTAGGACAGGTAGACGACCCAGGCGAACTTGGCCACCTCCGCCGGCTGCAAGCCAAAGCCCGGGAAGCGAATCCACCGCCGCGCCCCACCCGCCGTGGTGCCAATGCCCGGGATGAGCACCAGCACGAGCAGTACCAGCGTGACGAGCAGCAACGGGTATGCCAGGCGCGCCAGGCGGCGCCACCCGATCTTCATGGCCACCGCCATGGCCACCACGCCCATGCCCGCGGCCATCAGCTGCCGCTTGAGGAAGTACAGGCTGTCGCCCAGCTTGTCCTGCGCGAGGATGGCGCTCGCGGAGTAGACCATCACCAGCCCCAGCGCCACGAGCGCGAGCACGGCGCACAGCAGGAGCGGATCGAACCGCACGGGCGCAGCGGATGTCTTCATGGACGGAGCCTCAGAGCGCCTTCACCAGGCGCTTGAACGTCTCGCCCCGGTCCTCGAAATTCTTGAACTGATCGTACGACGCGCACGCGGGGGACAGCAGCACCGTATCGCCGCCCTTCGCCAGCTCGCGTGCTCTCCGGACGGCCACCTCCAAGGTGCCACAGGCGTGCACCGGCGCGGCCTCCCGG
Protein-coding sequences here:
- the ftsW gene encoding putative lipid II flippase FtsW, with protein sequence MKTSAAPVRFDPLLLCAVLALVALGLVMVYSASAILAQDKLGDSLYFLKRQLMAAGMGVVAMAVAMKIGWRRLARLAYPLLLVTLVLLVLVLIPGIGTTAGGARRWIRFPGFGLQPAEVAKFAWVVYLSYSLAKKREKVATFSVGFLPHLALCGVLVALCMRQPDFGSSVLLVFLLFVLLFAAGTKLSYLVGSVLLALPLAYVAIATSPYRMKRVLAFLDPWAHRHDVGYQVAESLMSIGSGGLTGLGLGDGRQKLFFLPEAHTDFIFAIIGEELGLIGVALLVTLYAIVIWRGVRVSLAAPETFGTYLGLGLTSIVAFQAAVNMCVAMGLLPTKGLTLPFVSYGGTSLVVLMGAAGVLLSLSTGAQGASNRTVRAGGDMREVAA
- the murG gene encoding undecaprenyldiphospho-muramoylpentapeptide beta-N-acetylglucosaminyltransferase yields the protein MKVLIAGGGTGGHLFPGIALAEEVVTRHHANEVVFVGTERGLEARVVPQAGFPLEFIQAQGLKGKGFLQLIKGLLALPMALLASFRILNRHKPDVVVGVGGYASGPVVLAAWLLGIPTAVQEQNALPGLTNKVLGKFVKVVFTAFEGARSFFPEGKVHLVGNPIRRKLMDNYLRSHVAHEHFTVLVFGGSLGARGLNQRMVDALDHLGDLKEQIRFVHQTGKNDLEMVRKGYADRGFQAEVVEFIDDMSAVYARADLVVCRAGATTLAELTVCKKASILVPFPFATDDHQAVNARALVDAGAAVMFREAELTGEKLAAEIRLLKNEPMRLKQMEKKAGLLGRPEASKELADVCVDLMVQTYGPNGREREPRDAAQKASRASKP
- the murC gene encoding UDP-N-acetylmuramate--L-alanine ligase — encoded protein: MTKTGGRVQSLFKTRHAAHVHFVGLGGIGMSGIAEVLINLGYRVSGSDLKESDITRRLARMGATFYEGHKAQNLVHADVVVISSAVKKDNPEVVAARQRKIPVIPRAEMLAELMRLKYAVAVAGSHGKTTTTSMVATVLSAAGLDPTAVVGGKVNVLDSNAKLGKSELMVVEADESDGSFLKLHPSIAVVTNIDPEHMDHYGTLDVLQTAFVEFCNRVPFYGLNVLCLDHPNVQALLPRLEKRAVTYGSSHMADYRLEGVTLEGFTTRFQAFRRDEPLGEFRVRMVGAHNALNALAVIAVAEEMEIPLDMVRGALAEFGGVQRRFTVRGEVGGVTVVDDYGHHPTEVMATLAGARKAFGRRLVVAFQPHRYTRTHDLLKEFATSFNDSDVLFVTSVYGAGEEPIPGATGDVLAEAIRDHGHRDVTFVEKRMDLPAALAQRVMEGDLVLTLGAGDITQVGPELLTLLGKPSAPKGA